The sequence below is a genomic window from Mycobacterium sp. ITM-2016-00316.
TCGCGGTGATCGTGGGGGCGCTGGCGGTGTCCACCGCGCTCGCCAGCTCCGCGCTACTCGACCGGGTCCGACGAATCCTGCCGTACGTCAACAGGATCAGCGGAGCGCTGCTCATCCTGGTTGGCGCGTACGTGGCGTACTACGGCGTCTACGAGATCCGGCTGTTCCATGCCTCCGGCAACCCCGCGGACCCGGTGGTCGGCGCGGCCGGCCGCGTGCAGGGCGCGCTGGCCGGCTGGGTGCACGACCATGGTGGATGGCCGTGGCTGGCAGTGCTTTTGGTGGTGCCGGCGATCATGGTCGCGTTCGGATTCAGCCGGCGAGCAGCACGGTCCCGGCGACGACCAGCGACCCCACCTTGACCAACTCGAGGGCGACATAGACATAGTGCGCCCGGGACCGAGGGAGCTGCGGGGCCTCCGGTCCGGCGGCCAGCACGGCATCGGAGCGTTTGGCCAACTGCGGCCGTACGCCCATCAGTTGGGCGGCCAGCGCGATCACCGCGATGGTGACCGCGATCAGTTCCAGCCCCGATGCGCCCGTCAGCAGCAGCGCAATCATGATGGACACGGCCAGAACCACTTCGGCGCCGTTGAGCGCGCGGAAAACCAGTCGGCCGATCCCGAGCCCGATCTGTAAGGTCACACCGGGCGCCCGGAATTTCAGCGGCGCCTCGATGAACGAGATCGCAAGCACCATGCCCAGCCAGACAAATGTCAGGGCTGCCGCGATTCCCGCCGCCAGTGTCATCGAGCTACTCCAATCGGTAGACGCGTCGGGCGTTCTGGTGTGCCGTCAAATCGACCACTCGGATGGCATCGGCCAGACCCCACTCTCCGCTGCGCACGAAGGCATCGAGGACCGAGTGAATTCCCCTGCGCCACAGCATTGCTCCCAGATAATGCAGCTCCGGCGGGCCGAATCCGTCCGAGGAGTACAGAATCTTGCGGAACGGGGCCATCTCCAGTAACCGGGCGATGAATGCGCTCGACCTTGCGCCGAGGTGGTTGATCGCCAGGCCGCCGTCGAGATAGACGTGGTTGAACGCCTGGGCCAGATAGCCGGCTTCCCGTTCGAACGGATAGCAGTGCAGCAGCATGATCGGCGTGTCACCGGCCTCACGCAGAAAGCTCGACAGGTGCAACGGATTTGCGGCATCCAGATCGCAATCCCTGTCCCCGAAGCCGATGTGGAATTGCAGCGGCTTGTTCAACCGGAGCGCTTGGTGCAGACCGAAACGAAGCAGCACCCGGTCCGTGAGGCGTCGGACGCCCGCCGCGCGCCATCGCTGCGCCGCCTCCCTGACGTCGCGCTGCGACGGTTCGGACAGGTCTCCGCGCAGGCCGCCCCGATAGGCCAGGATCGATTTGGTGGCCACCGCCCGGGCGCCCCGATCGGCGAGCATCGCCTCGAACGCGGCCGCATAGTCCCCCGGTTGCGCGGCAGCGTCTTCGGCCAGCGATTCCAGTCGGACCACTTCATGGACCCGGCCACTGCCGGCGCCCGCCATCGCAGGAAGATCACTGATGCCCTCCCCGAATCCGGTGTCCACCAGCCAGTCGGTGACCCCGGCGGCACCCAGAAAGCGTTGTGCGAGCTCGGCATCCGGAACCATGCTGCGAGCCGTCCAATAGCTGTCGGCATCGGCATGGGCAGGCAGGCCCAACAGCGGTGCACAGTGCGCACGCACCGCAAAGCCGAGTTGGGTGTCGAAACCGGAGTCGAAGGCGGCCAACGGCTCGGTGTTGGCCTCGTTGAGGCCGTTCTCGAACGCGCCCC
It includes:
- a CDS encoding amidohydrolase family protein encodes the protein MEDPLAEHIGAVPLVDHHVHGYWTHTGPRGAFENGLNEANTEPLAAFDSGFDTQLGFAVRAHCAPLLGLPAHADADSYWTARSMVPDAELAQRFLGAAGVTDWLVDTGFGEGISDLPAMAGAGSGRVHEVVRLESLAEDAAAQPGDYAAAFEAMLADRGARAVATKSILAYRGGLRGDLSEPSQRDVREAAQRWRAAGVRRLTDRVLLRFGLHQALRLNKPLQFHIGFGDRDCDLDAANPLHLSSFLREAGDTPIMLLHCYPFEREAGYLAQAFNHVYLDGGLAINHLGARSSAFIARLLEMAPFRKILYSSDGFGPPELHYLGAMLWRRGIHSVLDAFVRSGEWGLADAIRVVDLTAHQNARRVYRLE